TCAAAACACTTCTGACTCTGAAGAGTTAAGAATTACTTGTATTAATTCCTGTGATGCTTTGAGTCGTCATAGTGAATATTTGCGTCAGTTATTGAAAGTGAATCATCCAACAACATTGCATTTAGTTTTGTCGAGTAATGTTGTTGCTGACCCCAATCAAATTGTTTCTCAAGTGACTCATCAAGCGTCACCAGTGGTTAATCAGACTCCTGAACAAAATGGGGATAAAGAAGTTGAGGAAGATTCATCTCCTCCTCTTGAAGAAACCGATGATGTTTTTGGAGGGTTTGATGATTAGAAGTAGAGAAGAGAAACTATTAAATCTAGACTCATATTAGACTTCTAATTCTAATTTTAATTGACCTGGACTGATATTGCCTCGTTGTCCTCGGTGCAGATAAAGATGACAGGCACTACACAAAGGAATAAGATTAGATTCATGATTATTACTTGGATCATAATCGCTATGATGGACGGTTAAAGTATATTTGGTTCTTACACTTTTATCGGTTAACCATTGTTGTATTATTATTAACCAAAATAGGAGTAATGATAGGGGATGAATAGCTTTATATAGGATGGTAGGACAAAGGTTAATCGATAATTTGTCATCAGGAGATAGACAGATTTGCCCACATTTAGAACAAGTCCAATTAGCCGACTGTTTAACCCTTAAGGCAATTTCGTCCCAATCATCAGGATATCTATCTCTATTTTTCATTGATTCTTTATCCTATTTTTATAAGTGTATCAAACCAAGGGTATTTTATTCACAAAATAGCTAAATAATTAGGAATTACTGTTACTACAGCGAGAAAAATAAAAGCTATATTGGCTCAATAAAAAAAATCTACCGAACATAATTGAGTACGGTTTTCAAGACCGAAACGCTCTTTAATTGGTTCGGTGAGTAAACCCTACCAAATAGGGGATAGAAGCCCCACTTACGTTCCTCTTGCCATCTGATTAATATAAAAATAACCAAACAAATAAATAAAACAGGTTACATTAATCAACTATCAGACTATTACTAAAGGAGACAGCATCATGGCATTAGTACGTTATAATCCTTGGCAAGAAATGAATTCTTTACAACATCAATTAAATCGTTTATTGGATGAAGCTTTAACCCCTACTAATTGGGAAGATTTTGGAAATTTCTCTAAAATACCTGCTGCTGAATTAACCGAAACTGATGACGCTTTGCATCTCAAACTTGAAGTTCCTGGAATGTCAGCTAAAGATTTAGACATTCAAGTAATGGTAGATCGAGTGGCTATTGCTGGTGAAAGAAAATCGGAAACTAATACCTCTGAAAATGGTAAGACTCGCTCAGAATTCCGTTATGGTAAATTCCAAAGAGTAATTCCTCTTCCTGTACGCATTGAAAACACTAACGTTAGCGCAGATTATAAAGATGGTATTCTTCATTTAAACCTACCCAAGTCAAATGAAGAAAAAAATAAAGTTGTTAAAATTAGTATTCCTGAAGCTGAAGCGACTGCTTAGTAGTTTAAGAGAAACATTACTGAGTCCCTATCATTAGATAGGGATTTTTTGTGACAATTATCAAAGTGTCCCCTATCTATTGAATCAAAACAGTGGCGATTTTAAGCTTATTGTAAATCGATAATTAATCGGTCATTTGTGGTGTGAGAGGGTATGTAAGAAAGCACTTGGGGTCGAAACACGGCAAGACTCCCAGGTGTTTTCTATTAGCAATAAATAAGCACAGTTCAATGGTGTAACTATTAAATCATTTTTAAGAATTAACTATTTCTTGAATCGCTTGTATCATCAGAACTTGATTCTCTTTTTCACGAGTTAGAACATCAATGATTAAATCAGTTTTTCGACGCTTTCTAGACTGTGAATAATCCCGACTTGTAAAAACTGTCTTCCCTTTTAATGAATTAAACTGTTTCATTATTTGTTGAAGCTGTGTGACTGTTAATTTTCGCACCTTGGAGATCGTTTTCTTGACCTCCTCATCGTGAGATAAGCTAGAATCCTTCTCAGTTTCTTCATGGGGTAGATTATTAGCTTCTACCACTTCACTCAATGGAGTGTCCTCATCCTCCATTTTGGATGTATCCTCAAGAGAATCATCTCTGTTGACCGTATTATCTATTACTGGTTCAATGGATTGATTATCAGTCTTAAGCTCTTTTAGCTCCTGAATTGCTTTTGTTAACCCATCTAAATAATGATCTAATGAATCTATATGGGTTTTCATCGATTGGATCGTGGGATGTTTGGAAATCGCCTCTTCTAATGATTCTGGGGATTGATTAACAGATTGTTGAACAAATTGTTTGACAGATTTTAATAACTCCTGTTTGACGTTCTGTATATCGTTTTGATAAACAGTCTTCTCTAATTCTTGTGTAACAGTCTGTTGTACAAGTTGTTTAACGTCAACTTGATTAACACTTTGTTGAACAGATTGTGATACACTATCAAATCCTAAGCCTTTGGTGATGAGATCAATGATGGTGGCTGTTTTATCGTACTTCCCGTCACCCTTGGCAAAGTGAGTCATCCCATAGGCTTCTATTTGGTGATAGAGGTTATGGGGGATTCTAGCAGCTATGGCTATGCTCTTAGAAGTTATCCAGGTTTGATTGGGGTTCGTCTCACTCATCGTTATTCAATTGTTCAACAATGTGTTATACAAACTAGAGTAACCTATAAAGGAAACCAGGGGATAGACTGATTTACAAATTGTTAAACGTTTTGTTTAACAATTTGGGAGAGAGTTCGTATTTGTTGCGCCTCAAGGAGAGTATTTTTACTTAATCATCTAACAAAATCTTCGGGAGTCTAGAGATCGCTCGTTTAAACGGTTGAGTATTGTTAGTGACTCTAACTAATACTAATGCCCCTTGTACCATCATTAGTGCATCTTCGGCTCTTTGTTTGGCAGTATCGGCAGTAACTCCTGTTTCTTGCACAACCTTTGTCAGAAGATCAAGCCAATGTTTAAGAGACGTTTCTAGCTGTTGATGAAATAAATTATTAGCTTCTCCAATAGACATAACCGAAAGAAGACAGGGGACTTCACCACTATGATAAAACTCCTCTAAACCTTGACTCATCTCTTGAATACGCTCTCTTGGCGGTTGTGATGATTGCAAAGGGGTAAACACATTTTTATCAAACCAATCAGCAACATACTCTAAAACAGCAGAAGCCATTTGTTCTTTCCCACCTTGAAAATAATGGTAAAGGCTTGCTTTTTTCAAGCCAGTGGTATCCGATAATCGGGCAAGCGTAGCCCCTTCATAGCCGTAATGTTGGAAGACGGAGACGAGTTGGGGGAGGACTTGTTCTTTGGACATAGCCGAAATGTGGGTGATAAAGTGATCCCTATTTTACCGAATGTTCGTTAAAAACGCAAATAAGAGGTACTGCCTTTTAAAAGTTGGAGATCCTTAAAAGACCTGATTTGGCGGAATCATAGGGGAGCGACACACTAAGAGCAACAAATTAGCCTTGACTTTTTACCGAACGTTCGGTAACTTAGAAATAAGCAACAAAACAAACGTTCGGTAAAAGCTGCCAACACAAAGATCATGGCCAAACAATTTACTAACATTGCTTTCACAGAAGGAGTCAAACAGGCTCAAACTGACTATGGTTCCCGTGAGATTTACCAAAAATTCGAGCAACGGGGTATCAGCGAAGATGTGCTGAGTGCGAGAGAAATTGAATTCATTGGTGCCAGAGATAGCTTCTACATGGGAACTGTCAATAGCAATAACTATCCTTATATTCAATTTCGCGGT
The nucleotide sequence above comes from Crocosphaera subtropica ATCC 51142. Encoded proteins:
- a CDS encoding Hsp20/alpha crystallin family protein is translated as MALVRYNPWQEMNSLQHQLNRLLDEALTPTNWEDFGNFSKIPAAELTETDDALHLKLEVPGMSAKDLDIQVMVDRVAIAGERKSETNTSENGKTRSEFRYGKFQRVIPLPVRIENTNVSADYKDGILHLNLPKSNEEKNKVVKISIPEAEATA
- a CDS encoding HNH endonuclease, producing MKNRDRYPDDWDEIALRVKQSANWTCSKCGQICLSPDDKLSINLCPTILYKAIHPLSLLLFWLIIIQQWLTDKSVRTKYTLTVHHSDYDPSNNHESNLIPLCSACHLYLHRGQRGNISPGQLKLELEV
- a CDS encoding TetR/AcrR family transcriptional regulator, yielding MSKEQVLPQLVSVFQHYGYEGATLARLSDTTGLKKASLYHYFQGGKEQMASAVLEYVADWFDKNVFTPLQSSQPPRERIQEMSQGLEEFYHSGEVPCLLSVMSIGEANNLFHQQLETSLKHWLDLLTKVVQETGVTADTAKQRAEDALMMVQGALVLVRVTNNTQPFKRAISRLPKILLDD